A section of the Phacochoerus africanus isolate WHEZ1 chromosome 4, ROS_Pafr_v1, whole genome shotgun sequence genome encodes:
- the GTPBP3 gene encoding tRNA modification GTPase GTPBP3, mitochondrial isoform X3, translated as MWRVLWTLVARAARGPLSSRPCTRQSSGAPALGPGSTIFALSSGQGRCGIAVIRTSGPASGHALRSLTAPRDLPPARKACLRLLSDPCSGEPLDRALVLWFPGPQSFTGEDCAEFHVHGGPAVALAHVEAYIDFGEDDNLEEGVLDQADSEVRELEVALGTHLRDARRGQRLRSGAHVVVAGPPNAGKSSLVNLLSQKPVSIVSPEPGTTRDVLETPVDLAGFPALLSDTAGLREGVGPVEQEGVRRAQKRLEQADLILAVLDASDLTSSSSCNFLDTVVIPTVAGSPHGSSQRLLLVLNKSDLLPSGAPDLHPDLPPYLLLSCLTGEGLDGLLEALRKELATLCGDPSTGPPLLTRARHQHHLQGCLDALGHYKQAKDLALAAEALRVARGHLARLTGRGGTEEILDIIFRDFCVGK; from the exons ATGTGGCGGGTGCTGTGGACCCTGGTAGCCCGGGCGGCACGTGGGCCTCTCAG ttCCAGGCCGTGCACGCGCCAGAGCAGTGGCGCCCCGGCCCTGGGTCCCGGGTCCACTATCTTCGCACTGAGCTCTGGCCAAGGCCGCTGCGGCATCGCTGTCATTAGAACCAGCGGCCCAGCCAGCGGGCACGCCCTCCGGAGCCTTACGGCGCCCCGGGACTTACCCCCGGCCCGCAAAGCCTGCCTGCGCCTGCTCAGCGACCCCTGCTCTGGGGAGCCTTTGGACCGCGCGCTGGTGCTTTGGTTTCCAG GTCCCCAGAGTTTCACCGGTGAGGATTGCGCGGAGTTCCATGTGCATGGAGGCCCAGCTGTG GCTCTGGCCCATGTGGAGGCCTATATTGATTTTGGTGAGGATGACAACCTAGAGGAGGGCGTCCTGGATCAAG CTGACAGTGAAGTGCGGGAGCTAGAGGTGGCATTGGGCACACACCTTCGAGATGCCAGGCGTGGACAGAGGCTTCGCTCAGGGGCGCACGTAGTGGTTGCTGGACCTCCTAATGCCGGCAAGAGCAGCCTGGTGAACCTGCTCA gccagaaGCCTGTGTCCATCGTGTCCCCTGAGCCGGGGACCACCCGAGACGTGCTGGAGACTCCCGTGGACCTGGCCGGGTTCCCTGCGCTGCTGAGTGACACGGCGGGGTTGCGGGAGGGCGTGGGGCCTGTGGAGCAGGAGGGCGTACGACGCGCCCAAAAAAG GCTGGAGCAGGCTGACCTCATTCTGGCCGTGCTGGATGCTTCTGACCTGACCTCTTCGTCTAGCTGTAACTTCCTGGACACTGTTGTCATCCCCACGGTTGCTGGGAGCCCCCATGGGAGCAGCCAGCGCCTCCTGCTGGTGCTGAATAAGTCGGACCTGCTGCCTTCTGGGGCCCCAGACCTCCATCCTGACCTGCCCCCCTACCTGCTACTATCCTGTCTGACCGGCGAGGGGCTGGATGGCCTCCTGGAAGCGCTGAGGAAGGAGCTGGCTACATT GTGCGGGGATCCATCCACAGGCCCACCACTTCTCACACGGGCGAGGCACCAGCATCACCTTCAGGGCTGCCTGGATGCCCTTGGTCACTACAAGCAAGCAAAAGACCTAGCGCTGGCAGCTGAGGCACTCCGGGTGGCCCGAGGGCACCTGGCCCGCCTCACCGGTCGAGGTGGTACCGAGGAGATCCTGGACATCATCTTCCGGGACTTCTGTGTGGGCAAGTGA
- the GTPBP3 gene encoding tRNA modification GTPase GTPBP3, mitochondrial isoform X2 — protein sequence MWRVLWTLVARAARGPLSSRPCTRQSSGAPALGPGSTIFALSSGQGRCGIAVIRTSGPASGHALRSLTAPRDLPPARKACLRLLSDPCSGEPLDRALVLWFPGPQSFTGEDCAEFHVHGGPAVVSGVLQALGSVPGLRPAEAGEFTRRAFAHGKLSLTEVEGLADLIHAETEAQRRQALRQLDGELGHLCQGWAETLTRALAHVEAYIDFGEDDNLEEGVLDQADSEVRELEVALGTHLRDARRGQRLRSGAHVVVAGPPNAGKSSLVNLLSQKPVSIVSPEPGTTRDVLETPVDLAGFPALLSDTAGLREGVGPVEQEGVRRAQKSCNFLDTVVIPTVAGSPHGSSQRLLLVLNKSDLLPSGAPDLHPDLPPYLLLSCLTGEGLDGLLEALRKELATLCGDPSTGPPLLTRARHQHHLQGCLDALGHYKQAKDLALAAEALRVARGHLARLTGRGGTEEILDIIFRDFCVGK from the exons ATGTGGCGGGTGCTGTGGACCCTGGTAGCCCGGGCGGCACGTGGGCCTCTCAG ttCCAGGCCGTGCACGCGCCAGAGCAGTGGCGCCCCGGCCCTGGGTCCCGGGTCCACTATCTTCGCACTGAGCTCTGGCCAAGGCCGCTGCGGCATCGCTGTCATTAGAACCAGCGGCCCAGCCAGCGGGCACGCCCTCCGGAGCCTTACGGCGCCCCGGGACTTACCCCCGGCCCGCAAAGCCTGCCTGCGCCTGCTCAGCGACCCCTGCTCTGGGGAGCCTTTGGACCGCGCGCTGGTGCTTTGGTTTCCAG GTCCCCAGAGTTTCACCGGTGAGGATTGCGCGGAGTTCCATGTGCATGGAGGCCCAGCTGTGGTGAGTGGCGTCCTGCAGGCCCTGG GCAGTGTGCCAGGGCTGCGGCCAGCAGAGGCAGGCGAGTTCACCAGGAGGGCATTCGCCCATGGGAAGCTGAGCCTGACTGAGGTAGAGGGGCTGGCAGATCTGATCCATGCAGAAACTGAGGCGCAGCGGCGGCAGGCCTTGAGGCAGCTGGACGGGGAGCTGGGCCACCTCTGCCAAGGCTGGGCAGAGACCCTCACTAGG GCTCTGGCCCATGTGGAGGCCTATATTGATTTTGGTGAGGATGACAACCTAGAGGAGGGCGTCCTGGATCAAG CTGACAGTGAAGTGCGGGAGCTAGAGGTGGCATTGGGCACACACCTTCGAGATGCCAGGCGTGGACAGAGGCTTCGCTCAGGGGCGCACGTAGTGGTTGCTGGACCTCCTAATGCCGGCAAGAGCAGCCTGGTGAACCTGCTCA gccagaaGCCTGTGTCCATCGTGTCCCCTGAGCCGGGGACCACCCGAGACGTGCTGGAGACTCCCGTGGACCTGGCCGGGTTCCCTGCGCTGCTGAGTGACACGGCGGGGTTGCGGGAGGGCGTGGGGCCTGTGGAGCAGGAGGGCGTACGACGCGCCCAAAAAAG CTGTAACTTCCTGGACACTGTTGTCATCCCCACGGTTGCTGGGAGCCCCCATGGGAGCAGCCAGCGCCTCCTGCTGGTGCTGAATAAGTCGGACCTGCTGCCTTCTGGGGCCCCAGACCTCCATCCTGACCTGCCCCCCTACCTGCTACTATCCTGTCTGACCGGCGAGGGGCTGGATGGCCTCCTGGAAGCGCTGAGGAAGGAGCTGGCTACATT GTGCGGGGATCCATCCACAGGCCCACCACTTCTCACACGGGCGAGGCACCAGCATCACCTTCAGGGCTGCCTGGATGCCCTTGGTCACTACAAGCAAGCAAAAGACCTAGCGCTGGCAGCTGAGGCACTCCGGGTGGCCCGAGGGCACCTGGCCCGCCTCACCGGTCGAGGTGGTACCGAGGAGATCCTGGACATCATCTTCCGGGACTTCTGTGTGGGCAAGTGA
- the GTPBP3 gene encoding tRNA modification GTPase GTPBP3, mitochondrial isoform X1 yields MWRVLWTLVARAARGPLSSRPCTRQSSGAPALGPGSTIFALSSGQGRCGIAVIRTSGPASGHALRSLTAPRDLPPARKACLRLLSDPCSGEPLDRALVLWFPGPQSFTGEDCAEFHVHGGPAVVSGVLQALGSVPGLRPAEAGEFTRRAFAHGKLSLTEVEGLADLIHAETEAQRRQALRQLDGELGHLCQGWAETLTRALAHVEAYIDFGEDDNLEEGVLDQADSEVRELEVALGTHLRDARRGQRLRSGAHVVVAGPPNAGKSSLVNLLSQKPVSIVSPEPGTTRDVLETPVDLAGFPALLSDTAGLREGVGPVEQEGVRRAQKRLEQADLILAVLDASDLTSSSSCNFLDTVVIPTVAGSPHGSSQRLLLVLNKSDLLPSGAPDLHPDLPPYLLLSCLTGEGLDGLLEALRKELATLCGDPSTGPPLLTRARHQHHLQGCLDALGHYKQAKDLALAAEALRVARGHLARLTGRGGTEEILDIIFRDFCVGK; encoded by the exons ATGTGGCGGGTGCTGTGGACCCTGGTAGCCCGGGCGGCACGTGGGCCTCTCAG ttCCAGGCCGTGCACGCGCCAGAGCAGTGGCGCCCCGGCCCTGGGTCCCGGGTCCACTATCTTCGCACTGAGCTCTGGCCAAGGCCGCTGCGGCATCGCTGTCATTAGAACCAGCGGCCCAGCCAGCGGGCACGCCCTCCGGAGCCTTACGGCGCCCCGGGACTTACCCCCGGCCCGCAAAGCCTGCCTGCGCCTGCTCAGCGACCCCTGCTCTGGGGAGCCTTTGGACCGCGCGCTGGTGCTTTGGTTTCCAG GTCCCCAGAGTTTCACCGGTGAGGATTGCGCGGAGTTCCATGTGCATGGAGGCCCAGCTGTGGTGAGTGGCGTCCTGCAGGCCCTGG GCAGTGTGCCAGGGCTGCGGCCAGCAGAGGCAGGCGAGTTCACCAGGAGGGCATTCGCCCATGGGAAGCTGAGCCTGACTGAGGTAGAGGGGCTGGCAGATCTGATCCATGCAGAAACTGAGGCGCAGCGGCGGCAGGCCTTGAGGCAGCTGGACGGGGAGCTGGGCCACCTCTGCCAAGGCTGGGCAGAGACCCTCACTAGG GCTCTGGCCCATGTGGAGGCCTATATTGATTTTGGTGAGGATGACAACCTAGAGGAGGGCGTCCTGGATCAAG CTGACAGTGAAGTGCGGGAGCTAGAGGTGGCATTGGGCACACACCTTCGAGATGCCAGGCGTGGACAGAGGCTTCGCTCAGGGGCGCACGTAGTGGTTGCTGGACCTCCTAATGCCGGCAAGAGCAGCCTGGTGAACCTGCTCA gccagaaGCCTGTGTCCATCGTGTCCCCTGAGCCGGGGACCACCCGAGACGTGCTGGAGACTCCCGTGGACCTGGCCGGGTTCCCTGCGCTGCTGAGTGACACGGCGGGGTTGCGGGAGGGCGTGGGGCCTGTGGAGCAGGAGGGCGTACGACGCGCCCAAAAAAG GCTGGAGCAGGCTGACCTCATTCTGGCCGTGCTGGATGCTTCTGACCTGACCTCTTCGTCTAGCTGTAACTTCCTGGACACTGTTGTCATCCCCACGGTTGCTGGGAGCCCCCATGGGAGCAGCCAGCGCCTCCTGCTGGTGCTGAATAAGTCGGACCTGCTGCCTTCTGGGGCCCCAGACCTCCATCCTGACCTGCCCCCCTACCTGCTACTATCCTGTCTGACCGGCGAGGGGCTGGATGGCCTCCTGGAAGCGCTGAGGAAGGAGCTGGCTACATT GTGCGGGGATCCATCCACAGGCCCACCACTTCTCACACGGGCGAGGCACCAGCATCACCTTCAGGGCTGCCTGGATGCCCTTGGTCACTACAAGCAAGCAAAAGACCTAGCGCTGGCAGCTGAGGCACTCCGGGTGGCCCGAGGGCACCTGGCCCGCCTCACCGGTCGAGGTGGTACCGAGGAGATCCTGGACATCATCTTCCGGGACTTCTGTGTGGGCAAGTGA